A region of Larimichthys crocea isolate SSNF chromosome X, L_crocea_2.0, whole genome shotgun sequence DNA encodes the following proteins:
- the LOC104926987 gene encoding uncharacterized protein LOC104926987 isoform X2: protein MDPEKTLTFCLGVKAEEMTMSLQGLDGTEAATVAVSQKETDMPTVDKVVKHHGGSGSRPVVSPKYCPGVNNNPGYLCDTGHCCGETGCCTYYYELWWFWLLWTVLILFSCFCAYRHRRAKLRIQQQQRQREINLIAYNGACNYPSSMLDLSFLASFKLPSYEEVAAQPSTPPPPYSSVFALQGGALGVPSTSYLHHHHHRHPCPPYLAPGPGPSGLTSSQSSDNYTSCSCESCSLTSPSSTSFSVQVTDETYDSSHISTPSEAGGDCAVIPRAGVNFTPTPSPPPQSQVPPDVIPAVTPDVIPVQRRSSNGSEGVSPLAPPLSLPLHSRPSHPSRFPLSPLILLSSLPPGQVHPLVFSDPLGAMAVQKEKEEEVSPCAPTPRPALSPPKQALFSSNVAVFTHCSNKEGQKRDKEEEEDEEEDDEEDHFRHRRLTGDSGIEVCRCHVKREEQEEEELQKGHFGKGGKEAAKEAERADVLHDSVDCSLRAKAGAQSPHLDDCAEQRGHVSSPSSIIQKTGEAIIAVESS from the exons ATGGATCCAGAGAAAACGTTGACTTTCTGCCTCGGGGTGAAGGCTGAGGAG ATGACCATGTCCCTGCAGGGGCTGGATGGGACTGAAGCTGCTACG GTGGCTGTTTCTCAGAAGGAGACTGACATGCCCACAGTTGATaag GTGGTGAAGCATCACGGGGGTTCTGGTAGCCGGCCTGTTGTCAGTCCCAAGTACTGTCCTGGGGTAAACAACAATCCAGGTTACCTGTGTGACACAGGGCACTGCTGCGGAGAGACAGGCTGCTGTACCTACTATTATGAACTCTGGT GGTTCTGGCTGCTGTGGACGGTGCTGAtcctcttcagctgtttctgtgctTACCGCCACCGCCGGGCCAAGCTGAGGatccaacagcagcagagacagagggagatcAATCTGATCGCCTATAACGGAGCCTGCAACTACCCTTCCTCCATGCTGGACCTTA gTTTCCTGGCTTCCTTCAAGTTGCCCTCCTACGAGGAGGTGGCGGCGCAGCCCAgcacccctcctccaccttaCAGCTCCGTCTTCGCCCTGCAGGGAGGTGCCCTAGGGGTTCCTAGCACCTCTTaccttcatcatcaccaccaccgtCACCCCTGCCCTCCCTACCTGGCCCCCGGCCCTGGTCCCAGTGGTCTGACTTCCTCCCAGAGCTCTGACAACTACACCAGCTGTTCCTGCGAGTCGTGCTCCCTCACCTCCCCCTCCAGCACCTCCTTCTCTGTCCAGGTGACGGACGAGACGTACGACAGCAGTCACATCTCCACACCCAGCGAAGCAGGAGGCGATTGTGCTGTCATACCAAGGGCCGGGGTCAACTTCACGCCAACTCCTTCGCCGCCACCTCAATCGCAAGTTCCACCTGATGTCATACCTGCGGTCACTCCAGATGTCATACCCGTACAAAGACGGTCCTCCAATGGCAGCGAAGGAGTCTCACCTTTAGCTCCACCGCTCTCTCTTCCTTTACACTCTCGTCCTTCACACCCTTCTCGCTTCCCACTTTCTCCCCTCATTCTCTTATCGTCCCTCCCTCCCGGTCAAGTCCATCCTCTCGTCTTCTCAGACCCGCTCGGAGCCATGGCcgttcaaaaagaaaaagaagaagaggtctCGCCTTGTGCTCCAACCCCCAGGCCAGCTCTGTCTCCGCCTAAACAGGCCCTCTTCTCCTCAAACGTGGCTGTTTTCACGCATTGCAGCAACAAAGAGGGGCAAAAAcgagacaaagaagaagaggaggatgaagaagaagatgacgaGGAGGATCATTTCCGGCATCGGAGGCTAACGGGCGATTCAGGCATCGAGGTGTGCCGCTGCCACgtgaagagagaggagcaagaggaagaggagctgcagaaggGGCATTTTGGCAAAGGAGGGAAAGAGGCAGCGAAGGAGGCGGAGAGAGCAGACGTGCTACACGACAGCGTGGACTGTTCCCTCCGAGCGAAAGCCGGCGCTCAGTCGCCTCACCTGGATGACTGCGCCGAGCAGCGCGGCCACGTCTCCTCGCCCTCGAGCATCATCCAGAAGACGGGCGAGGCCATCATCGCTGTGGAGTCCTCGTAA
- the LOC104926987 gene encoding uncharacterized protein LOC104926987 isoform X1 — translation MTAGLSRHTEREREWPTNAQLFLIGNSAPMADLHSGACTSLNPWPCQTQPWGKMTMSLQGLDGTEAATVAVSQKETDMPTVDKVVKHHGGSGSRPVVSPKYCPGVNNNPGYLCDTGHCCGETGCCTYYYELWWFWLLWTVLILFSCFCAYRHRRAKLRIQQQQRQREINLIAYNGACNYPSSMLDLSFLASFKLPSYEEVAAQPSTPPPPYSSVFALQGGALGVPSTSYLHHHHHRHPCPPYLAPGPGPSGLTSSQSSDNYTSCSCESCSLTSPSSTSFSVQVTDETYDSSHISTPSEAGGDCAVIPRAGVNFTPTPSPPPQSQVPPDVIPAVTPDVIPVQRRSSNGSEGVSPLAPPLSLPLHSRPSHPSRFPLSPLILLSSLPPGQVHPLVFSDPLGAMAVQKEKEEEVSPCAPTPRPALSPPKQALFSSNVAVFTHCSNKEGQKRDKEEEEDEEEDDEEDHFRHRRLTGDSGIEVCRCHVKREEQEEEELQKGHFGKGGKEAAKEAERADVLHDSVDCSLRAKAGAQSPHLDDCAEQRGHVSSPSSIIQKTGEAIIAVESS, via the exons ATGACCATGTCCCTGCAGGGGCTGGATGGGACTGAAGCTGCTACG GTGGCTGTTTCTCAGAAGGAGACTGACATGCCCACAGTTGATaag GTGGTGAAGCATCACGGGGGTTCTGGTAGCCGGCCTGTTGTCAGTCCCAAGTACTGTCCTGGGGTAAACAACAATCCAGGTTACCTGTGTGACACAGGGCACTGCTGCGGAGAGACAGGCTGCTGTACCTACTATTATGAACTCTGGT GGTTCTGGCTGCTGTGGACGGTGCTGAtcctcttcagctgtttctgtgctTACCGCCACCGCCGGGCCAAGCTGAGGatccaacagcagcagagacagagggagatcAATCTGATCGCCTATAACGGAGCCTGCAACTACCCTTCCTCCATGCTGGACCTTA gTTTCCTGGCTTCCTTCAAGTTGCCCTCCTACGAGGAGGTGGCGGCGCAGCCCAgcacccctcctccaccttaCAGCTCCGTCTTCGCCCTGCAGGGAGGTGCCCTAGGGGTTCCTAGCACCTCTTaccttcatcatcaccaccaccgtCACCCCTGCCCTCCCTACCTGGCCCCCGGCCCTGGTCCCAGTGGTCTGACTTCCTCCCAGAGCTCTGACAACTACACCAGCTGTTCCTGCGAGTCGTGCTCCCTCACCTCCCCCTCCAGCACCTCCTTCTCTGTCCAGGTGACGGACGAGACGTACGACAGCAGTCACATCTCCACACCCAGCGAAGCAGGAGGCGATTGTGCTGTCATACCAAGGGCCGGGGTCAACTTCACGCCAACTCCTTCGCCGCCACCTCAATCGCAAGTTCCACCTGATGTCATACCTGCGGTCACTCCAGATGTCATACCCGTACAAAGACGGTCCTCCAATGGCAGCGAAGGAGTCTCACCTTTAGCTCCACCGCTCTCTCTTCCTTTACACTCTCGTCCTTCACACCCTTCTCGCTTCCCACTTTCTCCCCTCATTCTCTTATCGTCCCTCCCTCCCGGTCAAGTCCATCCTCTCGTCTTCTCAGACCCGCTCGGAGCCATGGCcgttcaaaaagaaaaagaagaagaggtctCGCCTTGTGCTCCAACCCCCAGGCCAGCTCTGTCTCCGCCTAAACAGGCCCTCTTCTCCTCAAACGTGGCTGTTTTCACGCATTGCAGCAACAAAGAGGGGCAAAAAcgagacaaagaagaagaggaggatgaagaagaagatgacgaGGAGGATCATTTCCGGCATCGGAGGCTAACGGGCGATTCAGGCATCGAGGTGTGCCGCTGCCACgtgaagagagaggagcaagaggaagaggagctgcagaaggGGCATTTTGGCAAAGGAGGGAAAGAGGCAGCGAAGGAGGCGGAGAGAGCAGACGTGCTACACGACAGCGTGGACTGTTCCCTCCGAGCGAAAGCCGGCGCTCAGTCGCCTCACCTGGATGACTGCGCCGAGCAGCGCGGCCACGTCTCCTCGCCCTCGAGCATCATCCAGAAGACGGGCGAGGCCATCATCGCTGTGGAGTCCTCGTAA